The Kribbella sp. NBC_00662 nucleotide sequence CATCAGCCGGCCGTGGCTGTACGTCGAGCTCACCGAGGAGCAGATGCGGGACAAGGTCGCGCTGCTGCACAAGGCGTACCCGTCCCAGGTCCCGCACGACTGGTTCGACGAAGAGGTCTTCTCCGGGCTGGCCCGGTTACGCGGGATGGAGTGCCGGGCGCCGTACGCCGAGGCCTTCACCACGGCCAAGGCCACATTGACATGGTGAGGGACATGGTAGGGACATGGTGAGCGAGGGGGCAGCAGTGAGCTTCAACTGTCGCGGGTGCGCGTCGGAGAACGTCGTACTCGTGGTGGACGTCGGTGACCAGCCGCTCGCCGACTACTTCCCGCCGGCCGACGATGCAGGTCCCGATCCGCGCTGGCCGTTGTCGCTGTGGCTGTGCCGCGACTGCACACTGGTGCAGCTCGGTCCGGTCGAGGCACAGCTGGCCGAGGAGCCGCTGGCCGTCGAGTCGGCCACCAGTCGCGCGCACGCGGAGACTTCGGTCAAGGAGATCCTCAGCGATCACCCGGAGCTCAGTGGCGGGACGGTCTTCGAGTTCGGCAGTCCGCACGGCGGATCCTGGCTCGACCACCTGTACGTCGCGGGCTGCCGGCTGGCCGCCGACGGTGAGAAGGCCGACCTGGTCGTCGACGTCCACGGCATCGTGCACGAGCCGCAGTACGGCGACTCGCTGAAGCTGCGGGCGGACCGGCTCGCGCCGGGCGGCCTGCTGGTGATGGAGTTCCACCACCTGCTGCCGTTGTTCATCGGCAACCAGTTCGACACGATCCGGCACGGCCACTGGGCGTACGTCTCGCTGCGCGCGCTGCGGAACATCGCCGCGCTGCACGGTCTGACCGTCGAGTCGGTGACCCAGGCCGAGATGTACGGCGGCAGCCTGATGGTGATGCTCCGGCACACCGAGGACGCCAGGCCGGACGCATCGGTCGACGTGGTGCTCGAGGACGAGGACGCGGCCGGGATCGCCGACGAGGTCCAGCTCGGCAGTCTGCACGAGGCTGCTCGGCACGCGGCCGGCGCCCTGCACGAAGAGCTGGCCCGCCACAAGGCGGCGGGCCGCACGGTCCTGGGGTACGGCGCGCCGTCGAAGGCGCCGGTGCTGCTGGACCTGAGCAAGGTGACGACGGATCTGCTGCCGTTCACCGTCGATCTGGCGCCGGGCAAACACGGCCGCCGGATCCCCGGTGCCTGCATGGTGCCGATCCGCCCGATCGAGGAGCTGAAGGCCGCGCGGCCGGACGTCGTCCTCGTGCTGACCTGGGATATCGCCGACGAGATCGTCGCGCAACTCGAAGCTGCCGGCGGCTGGGGCGCCACCTACCTGGTCCCGCTGCCTGAGCCACACGAGATGGGTCGCTGACCATGCGCGGAGTACTGCGCCGGCTCACCTGGGGGCTAGCTGACCAGGCCGTGACCAGTCTGGTGAGCTTCATCGTGGGCATCGTCGTCGCCCGTTCGCTCGGAGCGCTCGAGTTCGGCGCGTTCAGCCTGGCCTGGGTGACGTACGGCGTGGTGGTCAACATCTCGCGTGGTCTGGCGACGGATCCGCTGGCGGTTCGCTTCAGCGGCGTCGAGCGCAAGATCTGGCGCACGGCGGTCGCAAGCTCGTCGGGGATGGCGATCGTCGTCGGTGTCGCGTGCGGAGCGATCTGTGCCGCCGTCGGCGCAGCGCTCGGCGGCCACACCGGCGCGGCCTTCATCGCACTGGGCGTCGTTCTGCCCGGGCTGATGTTGCAGGACAGTTGGCGATTCGCGTTCTTCGCGTCGGGCCAGGGTGGCAAGGCGTTCATCAGCGACATCACCTGGGCGCTCGCCCTGGTTCCGCTGCTGTACTTGGCGTCGCACGACGCGAGCGTGACGAGATTCGTACTGGCCTGGGGTGGCGCCGGAATCTTCGCCGCGCTGGTGAGCGGAGTGCAGGCGGGCATCCTGCCAAGGGTGTCGCGGGCACGGTACTGGCTGCGGGACCACCGCGATCTCGGTCTGAGGTACCTGACCGAGAACCTCACACTGAGCGGCGCCTATCAGCTGCGGATGTACGGGCTCGGCGCCTTCGCCGGGGTCGCCGCGGTCGGTACTGTGCGCGGCGCGGAGATGCTGCTGGGGCCGTTCTTCATCGTGCTCTCCGGTGTCGGCCTGGTCGCGGTGCCGGAGGCTGCTCGGGTCCTGCGTCGATCCGTTCGGGCGTTGCCGATCTTCTGCCTGCTGCTCGGCGGCGCGCAGGCGGTGGCTGCGCTGGCCTGGGGTTTGCTGCTGCTCTTCGCGTTGCCCGACGAGTGGGGTCATGCATTGCTCGGCGAAGTCTGGGTGACCGCTTCGGCTTTGGTGCTGCCGGCAACTTTGTCGGTGACATGGGCCGGCTTCAACACCGGCGCGACGGCCGGGCTGCGGGCATTGGGGATCGCCCGGCGCAGTCTGCGGGCCCAGCTCTGCGCCTCTTCGTTCTACCTGGTCGGCGGCGTCGTCGGCGGTGCGGTGGGCGGGGCCCGCGGTTCGGCCTGGGGTGCCGCCTGCGCGACGTTCTCCGCCACCTTCGTCTGGTGGTTCACGCTGCGGAGAGGTATTCGCGAGCGCAAGCGATGGGAATCGGAAATGGACACCGTGCCGATCGAGACGGTCGGCCAGCAGGAGCTGCCGGAAATGAGGAGCACATGAACGCCGTACCACGGTTGAGCGTCGGTCTCCCCGTCTACAACGGGGAGAAGTACCTGGCGGAGTCGCTGGATGCGCTGCTGGGGCAGAGCTACGGCGACTTCCAGCTGATCATCTCGGACAATGCCTCGACCGACAGCACCGAGGAGATCTGCCGGGAATACCTGGCAAAGGACCCGCGGATCAGCTACTACCGGCAGCCGGTGAACATCGGCGCGACCCCGAACCACAACTGGACCTTCGAGCAAGCCTCCACCGAGCTCTTCAAGTGGGCGTCGTACGACGATCTCTACGGCCGGGACCTGCTGGATCGCTGTATCGAGGCGTTGGACGAGGATCCGTATCTGGTGCTCGCGCACGCCCACCAGGCGATCATCGACGGCAACGGCGATGTGGTGCTGAAGGTCGATTATCCGCTGGACACCGCCAATCCGCACGCACCGGACCGGTTCCGAAGTCTGCTGTTCGACGTCGGTGGTGACGACTTCTACGGCGTGATGCGCTCCGACATCCTTCGCCGTACGCCGCTGAACGGCAGCTATCACCACTCGGACCGGACCATTGTGGCCGAGCTGGCACTGTACGGGCGGTTCCACCAGGTTCCTGAGCTGCTGTTCTTCCGCCGGGACCACCCGGACCGGGCTGAGCGGGCCAAGCCGACGATCCGATCCCGCTCGGCGAACATGGAGCCGAGACGCGCGAGCCGTCTGCGTCATCCGACCGCCCGGCTGGTCGGGGAATACATCAACGGCTTCGTCGGCGCGATCCGCCGCGCGCCGCTGTCGGCAGGCGACCGGCGGGAGTGCTACGGCCATCTGGCGCGCTGGCTGGCCGATCGCGCGGTCCGGCGATCGAGGAGCCGGATCGAGGACACCGCGCCCGCCGCGCCGCCGACCGCGATCCCGGAGAGCGCCGGAGTCGTGCGCCATGGGAAGGCCTCCTGAAGATGAGCGACGCAGGTGCGGTGCGGGTCGCCTTCTTCGGCCTGCTAGGGTCCGGCAACCTCGGCAACCACGGCTCGTTCGAGGCCCTGCTGGCCTTTCTCCGGACCCGGCATCCGGACTTCGAGATCAGTTGTGTGTGCTCCGGCCCCGACGAGTTCGAGCGGCAGTACGGCATTCCGGCGGTCGCGATCACGTGGTACCAGGCACACGGCCCGGGTCGCTCGAGGTTGGACTCCGTGGCGCGCAAGGCTTTCGGCAAGATCGCGGACCTGGTCCGGATGCCCCGGCTTCTCCGCGCGTACGATGTCGTGATCGTTCCCGGCATGGGAGTCTTCGAGACCACCTTGCGGATGCGACCGTGGGGCTGGCCGTACGCCCAGTTCCTGATGGCGCTGTCGGCAAAGCTGGTCGGCACCAAGACCGCGTTCGTCAACGTGGGTGCGAACGTGGCGCACGAGCGCTCGCTCCGCTGGCTGTTCACCAGCACGGCGCGACTGGCGTCGTTCCGCTCCTACCGCGACGACTACTCCCGCGACTCGATGCAGAAGATGGGCGTGGATACCAGCCGGGACGACGTGTATCCCGACCTGGCCTTCGCGCTGCCGGAGCCCGTAGCGCCGACGTCTACCGTGCAGCAGCCACCGGTTGTCGGGCTCGGGGTGATGACGTACTACGGCACCAACGCCGACCGGTCCCGAGCGGACGAGGTATACGCCGCGTACACCGCGAAGATTGTCGAGTTCGCCCGCTGGTTGGTGGACCACGGCTACCGGATCCGACTCGTCACCGGCGATCCGAGCGACGGGTCGGTGGTCGAGGCGGTGGATGAGGATCTCCGCCGGACCCGACCAGCCCTGGTCGAGGACATGCTCGTCATCGAGCCCACCGAGACGCTCGGTGAGTTGATGACCCAGCTGGCCGCAGTCGACATCGTGGTGGCGTCGCGTTACCACAACGTTGTGGCCGCACTGAAGCTGTCGAAGCCGACGATCTCGATCAGCTACGGGACCAAGAGCGACATCCTGATGGAGCAGATGCGACTGGCTGAGTTCCGGCAGTCGATCCAGAGCCTCGACGTGACGCGGTTGATCGAGCAGTTCAGCGCGCTCGAGGCGCGGGCAACCACGCTGGTGCCCGCAATGCGCGCCCGGAACGCCGAGTTCAGCGCTGCACTCGATCAGCAATTCGACGCATTGTCCGCTGCGCTGTTCGGGACCGATCCGGTGCGGCGGCTCGCGGTGGACATCGAACAGGGGGATTAGCGATGGACGTCATCCAGGTACCGGGGATTGCAGGAGCGCTGCTGTTCATGCCATCACCGCACGTGGACGAACGCGGCTTCTTCAGCCGGACATTCGACCGCGGGGTGGTCGAGAAGGCCGGCCTCGATCCCGACGCATTCGTCCAGGACAGCATCTCTCGCTCGGTCAAGGGCGTGGTCCGCGGAATGCACGTCCGCTCCGGAGCCGGCGAGGCCAAGCTGGTTCGCTGCTCGTACGGCGCGGTCTTCGATGTGGTGGTCGACCTTCGCCCGGGATCACCGACGTACCGGAACGCGGAGTACTTCGATCTGACGGGTGAGAACCAGGTCAGCGTCTACGTCCCGGCCGGTTGTGCGCACGGCTTCCAGGCACTCACCGATCCTGCCGACGTGTCGTATCGGATCGACCGGGCACACAATCCCGACGAGGACGTCTCGATCCGCTTCGACGACCCGGACCTCGGCATCCCCTGGCCGCTGCCCGTCAGCCTGATGTCCGACCGGGACAAGGCAGCGCCCTCACTGGCGCTGGCCACTGCGAGGTTGTCATGACCAAGTCGTTCAGCAAGTCGGCCGAGGCCAACGAGCGACTGCACGCGGCCATTCCAGGTGGGGCCCACACGTACGCGAAGGGCCAGGACCAGTACCCGGCCGACATGGCGCCTGTGATCTCGCACGGCCGCGGCGCGCACGTCTGGGACGTCGACGGCAACGAGTACGTCGAGTACGGATCCGGTCTGCGCGCCGTCAGCCTCGGACACGCGCATCCGCGGGTGGTGGACGCGGTGCGCAGCGAGCTCGATCGTGGCAGCAATTTCGTCAGGCCGAGTGTCGTCGAGCTCGCGGCGGCAGAACGCTTCCTGACTTCGGTGCCGACGGCGGAGATGGTGAAGTTCGCCAAGAACGGTTCCGACGCGACCACGGCGGCGGTGAAGCTGGCCCGCGCCGTGACGGGCCGCCCGCTGGTAGCGGTCTGCGCCGACCATGCGTTCTTCTCGATCGACGACTGGTTCATCGCCCGGACCCCGATGTCGGCCGGGATCCCGGACCAGATCGCGGACCTGACGGTGGCCTTCCCGTACGGGGACCTGGTCGCGACCGAGGAATTGCTCACCCGGCACGAGGAGCAGATCGCTTGTCTCATCCTCGAGCCCGTCACCCAGCACGACCCGCCGGAGGGGTATCTCGAGGGGCTACGCGACCTTGCGCATCGGCACGGGGCTCTGCTGATCTTCGACGAGACGATCACCGGCTTTCGTTTCTCGCCCGCAGGCGCCCAGGGTATGTACGGCGTGACGCCCGACCTGTCCACGTTCGGCAAGGCCCTGGGTAACGGCTTCGCCGTGTCGGCGCTCGCCGGCAAGCGGGAACTGATGGAGCGCGGCGGTCTGCGAGACGACCGTGAACGCGTCTTCCTCCTGTCCACCACCCATGGCGCCGAGACACATTCGCTCGCCGCGGCCATTGCGGTGATGGACGTCTACGCCGAGGAAGACATCGCTGCTCGATTGCACATGCTTGGCGAGCAGCTCGCCGTGGGGGTGCGGGCGGCCGCCGCGGCGGCCGGGGTCGAGGATCACGTGGTCGTCCGCGGCCGGCCCAGCAACATGGTCTTCGCGACGCTCGACGAGAACCTGGAGCCGTCGCAGCCGTACCGCACCCTTTTCCTGCGCGAGCTCATCCTCGGCGGTGTGATCGGTCCGTCGTTCGTGGTCAGCGCGGCCCTGACAGACGAGGACATCGCCCGGACCGTGGACGTCGTGGCTGGGGCATGCACCGTCTATCGCAAGGCACTCGAGGCCGGAGACCCGAGCGTATGGATGGGTGGGCGAGCGGTGAAACCGGTCTTCCGGAAGTTTGTCTGACAGCTACTGAGCCAATCAAAGGGGGGATCATGAACCTGATCCAGAGTGCCAAGACTCTCGTTCGGGACGGGGTCGATCGGTTGCCGGCACGACAATGGACAAGGCGAGGTCCGGACGACGCCCGCATCGCCATCGAGTCCCAGCAGTACTGGGAGGGGGAACGGGGCTACGACTGGCGGGGCGACTCGCATTTTCGCGCTGACAGCCCGGTGGACGACTCGACGTGGCTGGGCATCGGACGGGACCATCTGGCTCTGTTCACCAAACTGGCCGCTGTTGTCGGCGACCACAAGCTCGGCCGCGTGGTCGAGTGGGGATGCGGTGGTGGGGCGAACGCTGTGGCCTTCGCTCCGCACTGCACGGAATTCATCGGCGTCGACGTCGCGCAGGCGACACTCGACGAGTGTTCGCGACAGGTGGCCGAGGTCTGTGACACCCCGTTCGTCCCGGTGCTGGCCGAGGTTGCCGCTCCGGAGGCCGCGGCACAGAAGATTGCTCCGGGCTGCGACCTGTTCCTCTGTATCTACGTACTCGAACTCGTGCCGAGTCAGGAGTACGGGTTGCGTTTGATGCGCATCGCACACGACCTGCTGGCCGATGGTGGGCTTGCACTGGTACAGATCAAGTACAGCACGCGGTCGTGGCGCACGCTGCCTCGCCGGAGGCGCTATCGTGCACACCTCGCCGACATGACGACCTATCCGATCGACGAGTTCTGGGTTGCGGCCGAGCAATGTGGTCTACGCCCCGAGGTCGTCCACATCGTGCCCAAGACGGACGTCGACGAGCGTTACGCCTACTTCTTGCTCTCCCGTCCCTGACGGCTACGGCAGACGGTGCACTCCTGCGGAACTCTTGATCATTTCGTGATGAAGCAACTGGTTCCCGGCTCACAATGCAAGTTCTCCACAAGGAACGCGGCCTGGTGGTCGCCGAGGCCCGTGGTGCGTAGTAATCTTCGGTGACTCGCCGCCGACGGGCGGGTGAATTCTGGGGACGGCTAGCTGCGGGAAGCCCTGGGCACGGAGCGTGTCCGAGTGGCCGCAACGTGAGACCGAAGGACTGGTGTGAGCGGAGCTGAGGCGCCCGGCCGGATGGACGGGCACGGACCGCTCTGGGTTGTGCCGCATGAGGTCCCGGCGATCGTCCCGCTGCCGTCGCGCTCGACCGAGCCGCGCTGGGTCGGTGTCTACCGCTGGGCCGCTGTCGGTGGTGACCTGCTGGCCGCGATGCTCGGCGTCTCGATCGCCCTGCTGACCAGGTTCGGCTACCACGTCGGTCCGAGCTATCTCGTCGTGAGCAGTCTGCTGCCGCCCGCGTGGGTCGGCGTCGTCGCGTTGTCGAAGGGCTACGACCCGCGGTACTTCGGCGCCGGGCCGGACGAGTTCCGCTCGCTGATGCGTTCCGGCGTCGGCGTCACGGCCGCGGTCGCCATGACGTCGTACGTGACCAAGACCGAGATCGCCCGCGGCTTCGTGGTGCTGGCGATTCCGGTGATGGTGATCTCCGCGCTGCTGCTGCGCTACGCGCTGCGGAAGGACCTGCACCGGCACCGGGTCAGAGGTCGTTGCATGCACAGGGTTCTCGTGGTCGGGCGAAGTGGCCCGGCCGCGACGCTGTGTGAGCACCTGGAGAAGCGCCCGACCGACGGATACCGCGTAGTGGCGACCTGCCGGCCGCGCGGCGACGGCCATGGGCACATGCAACCCGACGAACTGGACGAGCCGGACATTCTGGCCGCCGCCGACCGGCATGCGGTCGATGTGGTTGCCATCTCGACCGATCCGGAGCTCGTCGGCCAGTCGCTGCGCCGCCTGTCGTGGGCGCTGGAGCAGCGCGGCATCGAGCTGATCGTCTCGCCGGGCATCATCGAGGTGGCGGGCCCGCGGATCTCGGTCCGCCCGGTCGCCGGTCTGTCGCTGCTGCACCTGGAGCGCCCGTCCGTCAGCGGCGGGCCGCACCTGATGAAGGCCGTCTTCGACCGGACCGTTGCCCTCGGCTTCATCGCCGTCCTGTCGCCGTTGCTGATCGGCCTCGCGCTCGCGGTCAAGGTGTCCAGCCCGGGTCCGGTGCTGTTCCGGCAGCAGCGGATCGGCCGCGGGGGCGTCGAGTTCACCATGCTCAAGTTCCGCAGCATGTACTCCGACGCCGAGCAGCGGCTCGGTGATCTGTATGCGTTGAGCGACGGCAACGGCGTGATCTTCAAGATGCGGGACGACCCGCGGATGACGCCGCTCGGCCGGTGGATCCGGCGGTTCTCGCTCGACGAGCTGCCGCAGCTGTTCAACGTGCTGCGCGGCGACATGTCGCTGGTCGGGCCGCGGCCGCCACTGGCCGAAGAGGTCGCGCTGTACGCCGCCGACGACTCGCGGCGGATGCTGGTCAAGCCGGGCATGACCGGCCTGTGGCAGGTCAGCGGCCGCAGCGACCTGTCCTGGGACGAGTCGGTCCGCCTCGACCTGCGGTACGTCGACAACTGGTCGATGACTCTGGACCTGCTGATCCTCTGGAAGACCGTGCGCGCGGTGGCGTACGGCGCGGGAGCGTACTGATGGATCTTCAAGCGCCCGTGTACGTGGCAGGCCATCGCGGACTCGTCGGTTCCGCGATCTGGCGACGGCTCGAGGCCGCCGGCCACACGAACCT carries:
- a CDS encoding glutamate-1-semialdehyde 2,1-aminomutase, yielding MTKSFSKSAEANERLHAAIPGGAHTYAKGQDQYPADMAPVISHGRGAHVWDVDGNEYVEYGSGLRAVSLGHAHPRVVDAVRSELDRGSNFVRPSVVELAAAERFLTSVPTAEMVKFAKNGSDATTAAVKLARAVTGRPLVAVCADHAFFSIDDWFIARTPMSAGIPDQIADLTVAFPYGDLVATEELLTRHEEQIACLILEPVTQHDPPEGYLEGLRDLAHRHGALLIFDETITGFRFSPAGAQGMYGVTPDLSTFGKALGNGFAVSALAGKRELMERGGLRDDRERVFLLSTTHGAETHSLAAAIAVMDVYAEEDIAARLHMLGEQLAVGVRAAAAAAGVEDHVVVRGRPSNMVFATLDENLEPSQPYRTLFLRELILGGVIGPSFVVSAALTDEDIARTVDVVAGACTVYRKALEAGDPSVWMGGRAVKPVFRKFV
- a CDS encoding class I SAM-dependent methyltransferase → MNLIQSAKTLVRDGVDRLPARQWTRRGPDDARIAIESQQYWEGERGYDWRGDSHFRADSPVDDSTWLGIGRDHLALFTKLAAVVGDHKLGRVVEWGCGGGANAVAFAPHCTEFIGVDVAQATLDECSRQVAEVCDTPFVPVLAEVAAPEAAAQKIAPGCDLFLCIYVLELVPSQEYGLRLMRIAHDLLADGGLALVQIKYSTRSWRTLPRRRRYRAHLADMTTYPIDEFWVAAEQCGLRPEVVHIVPKTDVDERYAYFLLSRP
- a CDS encoding class I SAM-dependent methyltransferase, with protein sequence MSFNCRGCASENVVLVVDVGDQPLADYFPPADDAGPDPRWPLSLWLCRDCTLVQLGPVEAQLAEEPLAVESATSRAHAETSVKEILSDHPELSGGTVFEFGSPHGGSWLDHLYVAGCRLAADGEKADLVVDVHGIVHEPQYGDSLKLRADRLAPGGLLVMEFHHLLPLFIGNQFDTIRHGHWAYVSLRALRNIAALHGLTVESVTQAEMYGGSLMVMLRHTEDARPDASVDVVLEDEDAAGIADEVQLGSLHEAARHAAGALHEELARHKAAGRTVLGYGAPSKAPVLLDLSKVTTDLLPFTVDLAPGKHGRRIPGACMVPIRPIEELKAARPDVVLVLTWDIADEIVAQLEAAGGWGATYLVPLPEPHEMGR
- a CDS encoding dTDP-4-dehydrorhamnose 3,5-epimerase family protein, with protein sequence MDVIQVPGIAGALLFMPSPHVDERGFFSRTFDRGVVEKAGLDPDAFVQDSISRSVKGVVRGMHVRSGAGEAKLVRCSYGAVFDVVVDLRPGSPTYRNAEYFDLTGENQVSVYVPAGCAHGFQALTDPADVSYRIDRAHNPDEDVSIRFDDPDLGIPWPLPVSLMSDRDKAAPSLALATARLS
- a CDS encoding glycosyltransferase family 2 protein; the encoded protein is MNAVPRLSVGLPVYNGEKYLAESLDALLGQSYGDFQLIISDNASTDSTEEICREYLAKDPRISYYRQPVNIGATPNHNWTFEQASTELFKWASYDDLYGRDLLDRCIEALDEDPYLVLAHAHQAIIDGNGDVVLKVDYPLDTANPHAPDRFRSLLFDVGGDDFYGVMRSDILRRTPLNGSYHHSDRTIVAELALYGRFHQVPELLFFRRDHPDRAERAKPTIRSRSANMEPRRASRLRHPTARLVGEYINGFVGAIRRAPLSAGDRRECYGHLARWLADRAVRRSRSRIEDTAPAAPPTAIPESAGVVRHGKAS
- a CDS encoding sugar transferase, with protein sequence MSGAEAPGRMDGHGPLWVVPHEVPAIVPLPSRSTEPRWVGVYRWAAVGGDLLAAMLGVSIALLTRFGYHVGPSYLVVSSLLPPAWVGVVALSKGYDPRYFGAGPDEFRSLMRSGVGVTAAVAMTSYVTKTEIARGFVVLAIPVMVISALLLRYALRKDLHRHRVRGRCMHRVLVVGRSGPAATLCEHLEKRPTDGYRVVATCRPRGDGHGHMQPDELDEPDILAAADRHAVDVVAISTDPELVGQSLRRLSWALEQRGIELIVSPGIIEVAGPRISVRPVAGLSLLHLERPSVSGGPHLMKAVFDRTVALGFIAVLSPLLIGLALAVKVSSPGPVLFRQQRIGRGGVEFTMLKFRSMYSDAEQRLGDLYALSDGNGVIFKMRDDPRMTPLGRWIRRFSLDELPQLFNVLRGDMSLVGPRPPLAEEVALYAADDSRRMLVKPGMTGLWQVSGRSDLSWDESVRLDLRYVDNWSMTLDLLILWKTVRAVAYGAGAY
- a CDS encoding polysaccharide pyruvyl transferase family protein yields the protein MSDAGAVRVAFFGLLGSGNLGNHGSFEALLAFLRTRHPDFEISCVCSGPDEFERQYGIPAVAITWYQAHGPGRSRLDSVARKAFGKIADLVRMPRLLRAYDVVIVPGMGVFETTLRMRPWGWPYAQFLMALSAKLVGTKTAFVNVGANVAHERSLRWLFTSTARLASFRSYRDDYSRDSMQKMGVDTSRDDVYPDLAFALPEPVAPTSTVQQPPVVGLGVMTYYGTNADRSRADEVYAAYTAKIVEFARWLVDHGYRIRLVTGDPSDGSVVEAVDEDLRRTRPALVEDMLVIEPTETLGELMTQLAAVDIVVASRYHNVVAALKLSKPTISISYGTKSDILMEQMRLAEFRQSIQSLDVTRLIEQFSALEARATTLVPAMRARNAEFSAALDQQFDALSAALFGTDPVRRLAVDIEQGD